From a single Paraburkholderia sp. D15 genomic region:
- the argJ gene encoding bifunctional glutamate N-acetyltransferase/amino-acid acetyltransferase ArgJ produces MAVNFPSIDPAQLHPVAGVSLGWAEANIRKPNRKDVLVISVGEGATVGGVFTQNRFCAAPVTVCRENLERVRAGGKPIRALVINTGNANAGTGEPGMVAARETCAELARLADIAPEQVLPFSTGVILEPLPVDRLKAGLPAALANRKEAHWYDAAQAIMTTDTLPKATSRQVQIDGHTVTLTGISKGAGMIKPNMATMLGFLAFDATVAQPVLDALVKHVADRSFNCITIDGDTSTNDSFILIASGKSSLPAITSTDSPAYAALRDAVTEVAQTLAQLIVRDGEGATKFMTVHVEGGSSAGECRQIAYAIGHSPLVKTAFYASDPNLGRILAAIGYAGVDDLDVGKIDLYLDDVLVATAGGRNPAYREEDGQRVMKKSEIGIRVVLGRGDAQATIWTCDLSHDYVSINADYRS; encoded by the coding sequence ATGGCTGTCAATTTCCCCTCGATCGATCCCGCTCAACTCCATCCTGTCGCCGGCGTCTCGCTGGGCTGGGCGGAGGCGAATATCCGCAAGCCGAACCGCAAGGACGTGCTGGTCATTTCCGTCGGCGAAGGCGCCACGGTCGGCGGCGTGTTCACGCAGAACCGCTTCTGCGCGGCGCCCGTCACCGTCTGCCGTGAGAATCTGGAGCGCGTGCGCGCCGGTGGCAAGCCGATCCGCGCGCTGGTGATCAACACCGGCAATGCGAACGCGGGCACCGGCGAACCGGGCATGGTCGCGGCGCGCGAAACCTGCGCGGAGCTCGCGCGTCTTGCGGACATCGCGCCGGAACAGGTGCTGCCGTTTTCGACGGGTGTGATTCTGGAACCGCTGCCGGTCGATCGTCTGAAGGCCGGTTTGCCGGCCGCGCTGGCCAATCGGAAGGAAGCTCACTGGTACGACGCCGCGCAGGCGATCATGACGACCGACACGCTGCCCAAGGCCACCTCGCGCCAGGTCCAGATCGACGGCCATACGGTGACGCTGACGGGTATCAGCAAGGGCGCCGGCATGATCAAGCCGAACATGGCGACCATGCTGGGCTTCCTCGCGTTCGACGCCACCGTCGCGCAGCCGGTGCTCGACGCGCTGGTCAAGCACGTGGCGGACCGCTCGTTCAACTGCATCACGATCGATGGCGATACCTCGACCAACGATTCGTTCATCCTGATCGCGTCGGGCAAATCGAGCCTGCCGGCGATCACCTCCACCGACTCGCCCGCTTATGCAGCGCTGCGCGACGCGGTGACCGAGGTTGCCCAGACGCTCGCGCAGCTGATCGTGCGCGACGGCGAAGGCGCGACCAAATTCATGACCGTGCACGTGGAAGGCGGTTCGAGCGCCGGCGAATGCCGCCAGATCGCGTACGCGATCGGCCATTCGCCGCTCGTGAAGACGGCCTTCTATGCATCGGATCCGAACCTCGGCCGCATTCTGGCGGCCATCGGTTATGCCGGCGTGGACGATCTCGACGTCGGCAAGATCGATCTGTATCTGGACGACGTGCTCGTCGCGACCGCTGGGGGCCGCAATCCGGCCTACCGCGAAGAAGACGGCCAGCGCGTCATGAAAAAGAGCGAGATCGGCATTCGCGTGGTGCTCGGCCGCGGCGATGCGCAAGCCACGATCTGGACTTGCGATCTGTCGCACGACTACGTGAGCATCAACGCCGACTATCGCTCGTAA
- the zapD gene encoding cell division protein ZapD, translated as MILYEYPFNERIRTLLRLEDLFERFTFFLTQEDAREHHVALTTLFEISEVAGRADLKSDLMKELERQRQTLAPFRGNPGIEQNALEAVLGEIEQTLAGLSQMQGKTGQHLADNEWLASIRSRAIIPGGTCKFDLPSYYAWQQIHPDQRRQDIAKWVTPLLPLRDAATIVLRLARESGQASKVMAMQGSYQQMLSGRSYQLMQVRVSPELRVIPEASANKYMLWVRFTVQDGDLRPRAVDVDVPFQLTLCSL; from the coding sequence TTGATCCTTTACGAGTATCCCTTCAACGAGCGAATCCGGACGCTTCTGCGCCTCGAAGACCTGTTCGAGCGCTTCACGTTCTTTCTGACGCAGGAAGACGCCAGGGAACACCACGTCGCGCTGACCACGCTGTTCGAAATCTCCGAGGTCGCGGGCCGTGCGGATCTGAAGTCGGATCTGATGAAGGAACTCGAACGCCAGCGTCAAACGCTCGCGCCGTTCCGCGGCAATCCGGGCATCGAGCAGAACGCGTTGGAGGCGGTGCTCGGCGAAATCGAACAGACCCTCGCGGGCCTCTCGCAGATGCAAGGCAAAACCGGCCAGCATCTCGCGGACAACGAATGGCTCGCCAGCATCCGCAGCCGGGCAATCATTCCGGGCGGCACCTGCAAATTCGACCTGCCGTCCTACTACGCGTGGCAACAAATTCATCCTGACCAGCGTCGTCAGGACATCGCCAAGTGGGTCACGCCGCTGCTGCCGTTGCGCGACGCGGCGACCATCGTGTTGCGGCTCGCGCGCGAGTCTGGCCAGGCATCGAAGGTCATGGCCATGCAAGGCAGCTATCAGCAGATGCTGTCGGGTCGTTCGTATCAATTGATGCAGGTGCGCGTGTCGCCCGAATTGCGCGTGATTCCGGAAGCCAGTGCGAACAAGTACATGCTGTGGGTGCGTTTCACAGTGCAGGACGGCGATCTGCGTCCGCGCGCCGTCGACGTCGACGTACCGTTCCAGCTCACGCTGTGCAGCCTCTGA
- a CDS encoding ATP-binding protein, with protein MDKLEQFLTRAEAVLGRLEAMLPPAAPEIDWSAAVAFRWRKRQGRGYLQPVPAISAITLDDLQNIDRQKGLIERNTRQFVHKQPANNVLLTGARGTGKSSLIKACLNAYAKDGLRLIEVDKDDLHDLGDIVDLIAQRPERFVVFCDDLSFEDGESGYKALKVALDGSIAAQSDNVLIYATSNRRHLLPEYMSDNETYKHTSDGEIHPGELVEEKISLSERFGLWVSFYPFKQDDYLSIIGHWLRHFGCDDAEVEAARGDALVWALERGSRSGRVAWQFARDWSGRKTSA; from the coding sequence ATGGACAAACTCGAACAGTTTTTGACCCGCGCCGAAGCCGTGCTCGGCCGCCTGGAAGCGATGCTTCCGCCTGCCGCGCCGGAGATCGACTGGTCGGCCGCGGTCGCCTTCCGCTGGCGCAAGCGCCAGGGGCGCGGCTATCTGCAACCGGTGCCGGCCATTTCGGCGATCACGCTCGACGACCTGCAGAACATCGATCGTCAGAAAGGGCTGATCGAGCGGAACACGCGTCAGTTCGTGCACAAGCAGCCGGCCAACAACGTGCTGCTGACGGGCGCGCGCGGCACCGGCAAGTCGTCGCTGATCAAGGCCTGCCTGAACGCGTACGCGAAAGACGGCCTGCGTCTGATCGAAGTCGACAAGGACGATCTGCACGATCTCGGCGACATCGTCGATTTGATCGCGCAACGGCCGGAGCGCTTCGTGGTGTTCTGCGACGATCTGTCGTTCGAGGACGGCGAGTCGGGCTACAAGGCGCTGAAGGTCGCGCTCGACGGCTCGATCGCCGCGCAGTCGGACAACGTGCTGATCTACGCGACGTCGAATCGCCGCCATCTGTTGCCCGAGTACATGAGCGACAACGAGACGTACAAGCACACGTCGGACGGCGAAATTCACCCCGGCGAACTGGTCGAGGAAAAGATCTCGCTGTCCGAGCGTTTCGGGCTGTGGGTCAGCTTCTATCCGTTCAAGCAGGACGACTACCTGTCGATCATCGGCCACTGGCTGCGGCATTTCGGTTGCGACGACGCTGAAGTCGAAGCGGCGCGTGGCGATGCGCTGGTGTGGGCGCTCGAACGCGGCTCGCGTTCGGGTCGCGTGGCGTGGCAGTTCGCGCGCGACTGGTCCGGCCGGAAGACCTCGGCATGA
- the secA gene encoding preprotein translocase subunit SecA, whose translation MTTGFLQKIFGSRNQRLVKQYQKTVAAINALEPQIEQLTDDQLRAKTGEFRQRVASGESLDKILPEAFAVCREASKRVLKMRHFDVQLIGGMVLHYGKIGEMRTGEGKTLVATLPVYLNALSGRGVHVVTVNDYLAQRDAEWMARLYNFLGLSVGINLSQMDHGAKQEAYAADITYGTNNEFGFDYLRDNMVYETDARVQRALNFAVVDEVDSILIDEARTPLIISGQAEDHTELYVRMNALPPLLERQIGEEKADGTGVEKPGDYTLDEKGRQVFLTESGHEKAERLLAEWGLIGEGESLYAPQNITLMHHVYAALRAHTLFFKDQHYVVQNGEVVIVDEFTGRLMSGRRWSDGLHQAVEAKEHVKIQSENQTLASITFQNYFRMYAKLAGMTGTADTEAYEFNEIYGLETVVIPTNRPPKRIDKQDQIYKTAKERYDAVIRDIRDCYERGQPVLVGTTSIENSELLSHLLKQAGLPHEVLNAKQHAREAEIVAEAGRPKRITIATNMAGRGTDIVLGGNAEKQASFIELDETLAEDDKQRRIQKLHDEWQALHDQVKAAGGLHIIGTERHESRRIDNQLRGRAGRQGDPGSSRFYLSLEDPLLRIFAGDRVRAIMDRLKMPEGEAIEAGIVSRSIESAQRKVEARNFDVRKQLLEYDDVSNDQRKVIYQQRNELLEANDITETIGAMRGGVIADIVHQFVPAGSIEEQWDVPELEEVLRNEWQLDLAIQEMINESNSISADEILEAVEAAADEAYEAKVELVGRESFSAFERSIMLQTLDRSWREHLAALDHLRQGIHLRGYAQKNPKQEYKREAFELFAAMLDAVKLEVTRVVMNVQIQSPEQLEQAAEQMEEQGGHLENVEFRHAEFAEAASAAPAAEAATAAMIGDAMGQGAASQPAPNADNVPKVGRNDPCPCGSGKKYKQCHGKIV comes from the coding sequence ATGACCACCGGTTTTCTACAGAAGATTTTTGGCAGCCGTAACCAACGGTTAGTCAAGCAATATCAAAAGACCGTCGCGGCGATCAATGCGCTCGAACCGCAGATCGAGCAATTGACGGATGATCAACTGCGCGCCAAAACGGGTGAATTCCGCCAGCGCGTCGCGAGCGGCGAATCGCTCGACAAGATCCTGCCGGAAGCCTTCGCGGTCTGCCGCGAGGCCAGCAAGCGGGTGCTGAAAATGCGCCACTTCGACGTGCAGTTGATCGGCGGCATGGTTCTGCACTACGGCAAGATCGGCGAAATGCGTACCGGCGAAGGCAAGACGCTCGTCGCCACCTTGCCGGTGTACCTGAACGCACTGTCGGGCCGCGGCGTGCACGTCGTCACGGTGAACGACTATCTGGCCCAGCGCGACGCCGAGTGGATGGCGCGCCTCTACAACTTCCTCGGTCTGTCGGTCGGCATCAACCTGTCGCAGATGGATCACGGCGCGAAGCAGGAAGCCTACGCCGCGGACATCACGTACGGCACGAACAACGAATTCGGCTTCGACTACCTGCGCGACAACATGGTCTACGAGACCGACGCGCGCGTGCAGCGGGCCCTGAATTTCGCGGTGGTCGACGAGGTCGACTCGATCCTGATCGACGAAGCCCGTACCCCGCTGATCATCTCCGGCCAGGCCGAAGATCACACCGAACTCTACGTGCGCATGAATGCGCTGCCGCCGCTGCTCGAACGCCAGATCGGCGAGGAGAAGGCGGACGGCACCGGCGTCGAAAAGCCGGGCGACTACACGCTGGACGAGAAAGGCCGCCAGGTGTTCCTGACGGAATCTGGCCACGAAAAGGCCGAGCGTCTGCTCGCCGAGTGGGGTCTGATCGGCGAGGGCGAAAGCCTGTACGCACCGCAGAACATCACGCTGATGCACCACGTGTACGCGGCATTGCGCGCCCACACGCTGTTCTTCAAGGACCAGCACTACGTGGTGCAGAACGGCGAGGTCGTGATCGTCGACGAATTCACGGGTCGTCTGATGTCGGGCCGCCGCTGGTCCGACGGCCTGCACCAGGCGGTCGAGGCGAAGGAACACGTGAAGATTCAGAGCGAGAATCAGACGCTCGCGTCGATCACGTTCCAGAACTACTTCCGCATGTACGCGAAGCTGGCCGGCATGACCGGTACGGCCGATACCGAAGCGTACGAATTCAACGAGATCTACGGTCTCGAAACGGTCGTGATCCCGACCAACCGTCCGCCCAAGCGGATCGACAAGCAGGATCAGATCTACAAGACCGCCAAGGAACGCTACGACGCGGTGATTCGCGACATCCGCGATTGCTACGAGCGCGGTCAGCCGGTGCTGGTCGGCACCACGTCGATCGAAAACTCGGAATTGCTGTCGCATCTGCTGAAGCAGGCCGGTTTGCCGCACGAAGTGCTGAACGCCAAGCAGCACGCGCGTGAAGCCGAGATCGTCGCCGAAGCGGGCCGTCCGAAGCGCATCACGATCGCCACCAACATGGCCGGTCGCGGTACCGACATCGTGCTCGGCGGCAACGCCGAAAAGCAGGCATCGTTCATCGAACTGGACGAAACGCTGGCCGAAGACGACAAGCAACGCCGCATCCAGAAGCTGCACGACGAATGGCAGGCGCTGCACGATCAGGTGAAGGCCGCGGGCGGTCTGCACATCATCGGTACCGAGCGTCACGAGTCACGCCGTATCGACAACCAGTTGCGCGGCCGTGCCGGCCGTCAGGGCGACCCGGGTTCGTCGCGCTTCTATCTGTCGCTGGAAGATCCGCTGCTGCGCATTTTCGCGGGCGACCGCGTGCGCGCGATCATGGACCGCCTGAAGATGCCGGAAGGCGAGGCGATCGAGGCCGGCATCGTGTCGCGTTCGATCGAATCGGCGCAGCGCAAGGTGGAAGCGCGCAACTTCGACGTTCGCAAGCAATTGCTCGAATACGACGATGTGTCGAACGATCAGCGCAAGGTGATCTATCAGCAGCGCAACGAATTGCTCGAAGCGAACGACATCACTGAAACCATCGGCGCAATGCGCGGTGGCGTGATTGCCGATATCGTTCACCAGTTCGTGCCGGCCGGCAGCATCGAGGAGCAGTGGGACGTGCCCGAGCTGGAGGAAGTGCTGCGCAACGAATGGCAGCTCGACCTCGCGATCCAGGAAATGATCAACGAGTCGAACTCGATCAGCGCGGACGAAATCCTCGAAGCGGTCGAAGCCGCCGCCGACGAAGCGTACGAAGCGAAGGTCGAACTGGTCGGCCGCGAGTCGTTCAGCGCGTTCGAACGCTCGATCATGCTGCAGACGCTGGACCGTAGCTGGCGCGAACATCTGGCCGCGCTCGATCACCTGCGCCAGGGCATCCATTTGCGCGGCTATGCGCAGAAGAACCCGAAGCAGGAATACAAGCGCGAGGCGTTCGAACTGTTTGCCGCGATGCTCGACGCAGTGAAGCTCGAAGTCACCCGCGTGGTGATGAACGTGCAGATCCAGTCGCCGGAACAGCTGGAGCAGGCCGCCGAGCAGATGGAAGAGCAGGGCGGCCATCTGGAGAACGTCGAGTTCCGTCACGCCGAATTCGCCGAAGCCGCATCGGCTGCGCCTGCCGCGGAAGCGGCCACGGCCGCGATGATCGGCGACGCCATGGGGCAAGGCGCGGCGTCGCAGCCGGCGCCGAACGCGGACAACGTGCCGAAGGTCGGCCGTAACGATCCGTGCCCGTGCGGCAGCGGCAAGAAATACAAGCAGTGTCACGGCAAGATCGTCTAA
- the yacG gene encoding DNA gyrase inhibitor YacG produces MPTTVKCPTCGKDVRWTPESRFRPFCSERCKQIDLGAWAAEKYKIGGTDQEAASDETPGGEHNPH; encoded by the coding sequence ATGCCAACCACCGTCAAATGCCCCACTTGCGGCAAGGACGTCCGCTGGACCCCAGAAAGCCGCTTCCGCCCGTTCTGCTCGGAGCGTTGCAAGCAGATCGATCTCGGCGCATGGGCCGCCGAGAAATACAAAATCGGCGGCACCGACCAGGAAGCCGCATCGGACGAAACGCCCGGCGGGGAACATAACCCGCACTAA
- a CDS encoding peroxiredoxin: MIQTGDKLPDATLFEFVEDERAGCTIGPNSFDVREQTAGKRVVIFGLPGAFTPTCSAKHVPGYVEHAGQLRAAGIDEIWCVSVNDAFVMGAWGRDQHASGKVRMMADGSAAFTRALGLEQDLSARGMGIRSQRYAMVVDDGVVKTLNVEAAGKFEVSDAASILATLS, from the coding sequence ATGATTCAGACAGGTGACAAGCTGCCCGACGCGACGCTCTTCGAGTTTGTCGAAGACGAGCGGGCGGGCTGCACGATCGGGCCTAACAGCTTCGACGTGCGCGAGCAGACGGCGGGCAAGCGCGTGGTGATCTTCGGATTGCCGGGCGCGTTCACGCCGACCTGCTCGGCCAAACACGTGCCGGGCTATGTCGAGCACGCCGGGCAGTTGCGCGCTGCCGGCATCGACGAAATCTGGTGCGTGTCCGTCAACGACGCGTTCGTAATGGGCGCGTGGGGACGCGATCAGCACGCCTCGGGCAAGGTGCGCATGATGGCGGACGGCAGTGCGGCTTTCACGCGGGCGCTTGGTCTGGAGCAGGATCTGTCGGCGCGCGGCATGGGAATCCGTTCCCAGCGCTACGCGATGGTGGTAGACGACGGCGTGGTCAAGACGCTGAATGTCGAAGCCGCCGGCAAATTCGAGGTCAGCGATGCAGCGAGTATTCTCGCGACGTTGAGCTAG
- a CDS encoding NUDIX domain-containing protein, with protein sequence MSDAATNAAGRKVTEVAVGVLVQPDGRYLLAQRPAGKPYEGYWEFPGGKLEAGESVEAALARELHEELGIDVQACHRWQTLEHDYPHAYVRLFFCKVTQWSGDPHGREGQAFVWQTLPADVEPLLPATIPVLEWLAAERK encoded by the coding sequence ATGAGCGACGCCGCGACGAATGCCGCCGGCCGCAAGGTGACGGAAGTCGCCGTCGGCGTGCTGGTTCAGCCGGACGGCCGCTATCTGCTCGCGCAGCGTCCGGCGGGCAAACCGTACGAGGGCTATTGGGAGTTCCCGGGCGGTAAGCTCGAAGCGGGCGAATCGGTCGAGGCTGCGCTCGCGCGCGAACTGCACGAGGAGTTGGGTATCGACGTGCAGGCCTGCCACCGCTGGCAGACGCTGGAGCATGACTATCCGCATGCTTATGTGCGGCTTTTCTTCTGCAAGGTGACGCAGTGGTCCGGCGATCCGCACGGCCGCGAAGGTCAGGCTTTTGTCTGGCAAACGCTGCCCGCCGATGTCGAGCCGTTGCTGCCGGCGACGATTCCGGTGCTGGAGTGGCTGGCGGCCGAGCGGAAATAA
- a CDS encoding DciA family protein: MSRSPSFSRSPQQFKARRPQPVSEVLGRTDAFAALRAGVEQITALEKDLRALLPDYLATSVEPGFIKEGVLALFAAHNALAARLRHLEPRLLSDLQQRGWHVNALRIRVRPQAVKPPPPVKQARMTPAGAEALQTLSEQLAPSPLQEALARMAARHRRNR; encoded by the coding sequence ATGAGCCGTTCCCCGTCCTTTTCAAGATCGCCGCAGCAGTTCAAGGCACGACGCCCGCAGCCCGTCTCCGAGGTACTCGGTCGCACGGATGCGTTCGCGGCCCTGCGCGCCGGCGTCGAGCAGATCACCGCGCTGGAGAAGGACTTGCGCGCGCTGTTGCCGGATTATCTGGCGACCAGCGTCGAGCCGGGTTTCATCAAGGAGGGCGTGCTGGCGCTGTTTGCCGCGCATAACGCGCTCGCGGCGCGTCTGCGGCATCTGGAGCCGCGCCTGCTGTCGGACTTGCAGCAGCGCGGCTGGCACGTCAACGCGTTGCGGATTCGCGTGCGGCCGCAGGCGGTCAAGCCGCCGCCACCGGTCAAGCAGGCCCGCATGACACCGGCCGGCGCCGAGGCGCTGCAGACGCTGAGCGAGCAGTTGGCGCCGTCGCCGTTGCAGGAAGCGCTGGCCAGGATGGCGGCCCGGCATCGGCGGAATCGTTGA
- the coaE gene encoding dephospho-CoA kinase (Dephospho-CoA kinase (CoaE) performs the final step in coenzyme A biosynthesis.), whose product MFVVGLTGGIGSGKSTVADLFAAHGVPLVDTDLIAHRITAPHGIAMPSIAAEFGPSFVAADGSLDRARMRALVFSDETARKRLEGITHPLIRAETEREQREARGPYVIVVVPLLVESGTWKTRVNRVLAVDCSVETQIARVMRRNGFSREQVEAIIARQATREARLAAADEVIDNDGASLDSLQKQVDAQHRAYLALAADAGAAATPTANDPLPHHPDT is encoded by the coding sequence ATGTTCGTCGTGGGACTGACCGGCGGTATCGGTAGCGGCAAGTCGACGGTGGCCGATCTGTTCGCCGCCCATGGCGTACCGCTCGTCGACACCGACCTGATCGCGCATCGCATCACCGCGCCGCACGGTATCGCGATGCCATCGATTGCGGCCGAGTTCGGGCCGTCGTTCGTCGCGGCCGACGGCTCGCTCGACCGTGCGCGAATGCGTGCCCTCGTCTTCAGCGACGAAACCGCGCGCAAGCGTCTTGAAGGCATCACGCATCCGTTGATCCGCGCGGAGACCGAACGTGAACAACGCGAAGCGCGCGGCCCGTATGTGATCGTGGTGGTTCCGCTGCTGGTCGAATCGGGCACCTGGAAAACCCGTGTGAACCGCGTGCTGGCCGTGGATTGCAGCGTCGAGACGCAGATCGCGCGCGTGATGCGGCGCAATGGTTTCAGCCGCGAGCAGGTCGAGGCCATCATCGCGCGTCAGGCCACGCGCGAAGCGCGCCTCGCCGCGGCGGACGAAGTCATCGACAACGACGGCGCGTCGCTCGACAGTCTGCAAAAGCAGGTCGACGCTCAACATCGCGCGTATCTCGCACTTGCCGCGGATGCAGGCGCCGCTGCGACCCCCACGGCGAATGACCCATTGCCTCATCACCCTGACACATAG
- a CDS encoding A24 family peptidase — MQATSSLVSDTSSSWLADLLPGHFASDFALAFGSLPGSVQFVFAIVFGLVIGSFLNVVVHRVPIMLERAWQEEVREATGAPPEDDALPARYNLWVPRSACPHCGHTLSAWENLPVLSYLLLRGRCSACKARVSPRYPLIEIASAVCAAGALAVYGPSGTALAAFGLCAALLAMSAIDIDTHLLPDSMTLPLLWAGLIVNFDGMFASLHDAVLGAIFGYLVLWVVHWLFKLVRGVEGMGYGDFKLLAALGAWFGWAALPQIVLIAAVSGAVVGLAATWLGRMRFQEPLPFGPFLAAGGAITLFVGTPLYLALGG, encoded by the coding sequence ATGCAGGCTACTTCCTCACTCGTGTCCGACACCTCTTCCAGCTGGCTTGCGGACTTGTTGCCCGGGCACTTCGCCAGCGACTTCGCCCTTGCGTTCGGCAGCCTGCCGGGCAGCGTGCAATTCGTTTTCGCGATCGTGTTCGGCCTCGTGATCGGCAGCTTCCTCAACGTGGTCGTGCATCGCGTGCCGATCATGCTCGAGCGGGCCTGGCAGGAGGAAGTGCGCGAAGCGACCGGCGCGCCGCCGGAAGACGACGCCCTGCCCGCGCGCTACAACCTGTGGGTGCCGCGCAGCGCCTGTCCGCATTGCGGCCACACGCTCAGCGCGTGGGAAAACCTGCCCGTGTTGAGCTATCTGCTGCTGCGCGGACGCTGCTCGGCATGCAAGGCTCGCGTGAGCCCGCGTTATCCGCTGATCGAGATCGCCAGCGCGGTCTGCGCGGCGGGCGCGCTGGCCGTGTACGGCCCGAGCGGCACGGCGCTCGCCGCCTTCGGCCTGTGCGCCGCGTTGCTGGCCATGAGCGCGATCGACATCGATACGCACCTGCTGCCGGACTCCATGACATTGCCGCTACTGTGGGCCGGTCTGATCGTCAATTTCGACGGCATGTTCGCGAGCCTGCATGACGCGGTGCTGGGCGCGATCTTCGGCTACCTCGTGTTGTGGGTGGTTCACTGGCTGTTCAAACTGGTGCGCGGCGTGGAAGGCATGGGGTATGGCGACTTCAAACTGCTGGCCGCGCTCGGCGCCTGGTTCGGCTGGGCCGCGCTGCCGCAGATCGTGCTGATCGCCGCGGTGAGCGGCGCGGTCGTGGGTCTCGCCGCGACGTGGCTCGGTCGCATGCGTTTTCAGGAGCCGTTGCCGTTCGGGCCATTTCTCGCGGCGGGCGGTGCGATTACGCTGTTCGTCGGTACGCCGCTTTATCTTGCGCTGGGAGGCTGA
- the lpxC gene encoding UDP-3-O-acyl-N-acetylglucosamine deacetylase encodes MLKQRTIKQIVKTVGIGVHSGRKVELTLRPAAANTGIVFSRVDLPTPVEIPASALSIGDTRLASVLQKDGARVSTIEHLMSACAGLGIDNLYVDVTAEEIPIMDGSAASFVFLIQSAGIEEQNAAKKFIKLTKPVEIRDGDKFARLDPFFGFKLKFTIDFRHPAVDKTGQMLEVDFANTSYVREIARARTFGFAHEVEMMRELGLARGGSMDNAIVLDEYRILNNDGLRYDDEFVKHKMLDAIGDLYVVGHPLLASYTAYKSGHGLNNALLRELLAHEDAYEIVTFDDTQKAPRGFAYETQTAFA; translated from the coding sequence ATGTTGAAGCAGCGCACTATTAAACAGATCGTCAAAACCGTCGGCATCGGCGTTCACTCCGGCCGTAAGGTCGAGTTGACGCTTCGCCCGGCCGCGGCGAACACGGGCATCGTGTTCTCGCGCGTGGATTTGCCCACGCCGGTGGAGATTCCCGCATCGGCTTTGTCGATTGGCGATACGCGCCTCGCATCGGTATTGCAGAAAGACGGCGCGCGCGTCTCGACGATCGAACATTTGATGTCCGCCTGCGCCGGCCTTGGCATCGACAATCTTTATGTCGACGTCACCGCCGAGGAAATTCCGATCATGGACGGCAGTGCCGCCTCATTCGTGTTTCTGATTCAGTCGGCGGGAATTGAAGAACAGAACGCGGCAAAGAAATTCATCAAGCTCACCAAACCGGTTGAGATTCGCGACGGCGATAAATTCGCGCGTCTCGATCCGTTCTTTGGTTTCAAGCTCAAATTCACGATCGATTTCCGTCATCCGGCCGTGGATAAGACCGGTCAGATGCTGGAAGTCGATTTCGCCAATACGTCGTATGTGCGGGAAATCGCCCGCGCGCGCACGTTCGGTTTCGCGCATGAAGTGGAAATGATGCGCGAATTGGGTCTGGCGCGCGGCGGCAGCATGGATAACGCGATCGTGCTGGACGAGTACCGCATTCTGAATAACGACGGTTTGCGCTACGACGACGAGTTCGTGAAGCACAAGATGCTCGACGCGATCGGCGACCTGTATGTGGTCGGTCATCCGTTGCTGGCGTCGTACACGGCGTACAAGTCGGGTCACGGCCTGAACAACGCGCTGCTGCGCGAGTTGCTGGCGCACGAAGACGCGTACGAAATCGTCACGTTCGACGATACGCAGAAGGCGCCGCGCGGCTTCGCGTATGAAACGCAGACGGCGTTCGCCTGA